One Coleofasciculus chthonoplastes PCC 7420 genomic region harbors:
- a CDS encoding cytochrome c biogenesis protein CcdA, translating into MIDTLQTQLYQLEQFADNLVGNQLTHLSALSIGIIFAAGLLTSLTPCMLSMLPITIGYIGGYEAKGRLQAATQSTWFALGLATTLAGLGILAASVGRVYGQVGIGLPIIVSLIAIIMGLNLLEALPLQLPSFGGMEWISPDLPKGIRSYLIGLTFGLVASPCSTPVLATLLAWVASTQDWVLGGVLLLSYTAGYVTPLIVAGTFTASIKKLLEVRQWSSWITPVSGALLVGFGVFSLLSRIPGGIF; encoded by the coding sequence ATGATTGACACCTTACAAACTCAACTGTACCAACTGGAACAATTTGCCGATAATCTGGTTGGCAATCAGCTTACCCATCTGAGTGCATTAAGCATTGGCATTATCTTTGCGGCTGGGTTGCTGACTAGCCTCACTCCTTGTATGCTATCTATGCTGCCGATCACAATAGGCTACATTGGCGGCTATGAAGCCAAAGGACGCCTGCAAGCCGCGACTCAATCCACTTGGTTTGCTTTGGGATTGGCAACCACCCTAGCTGGATTGGGAATTTTAGCCGCATCGGTGGGACGAGTTTATGGGCAAGTGGGTATCGGGTTACCCATCATTGTTAGCCTGATTGCAATTATCATGGGGCTAAACCTACTGGAAGCCTTACCCCTGCAATTACCATCCTTTGGCGGAATGGAATGGATTTCCCCCGATTTGCCCAAGGGGATACGTTCCTATCTGATTGGGTTAACCTTTGGTTTAGTCGCCTCTCCTTGCAGTACACCCGTTTTGGCAACATTACTGGCTTGGGTGGCAAGTACACAAGACTGGGTTCTCGGTGGGGTTTTGCTATTATCCTATACGGCAGGTTATGTTACCCCGTTAATTGTGGCAGGTACATTTACTGCTTCAATAAAGAAGTTATTAGAAGTACGCCAATGGTCAAGTTGGATTACACCCGTTAGTGGGGCTTTATTAGTCGGATTCGGCGTCTTTTCGCTGCTGTCTCGGATTCCTGGGGGAATTTTTTAA